The following proteins are encoded in a genomic region of Astatotilapia calliptera chromosome 22, fAstCal1.2, whole genome shotgun sequence:
- the LOC113014764 gene encoding early nodulin-75-like, whose protein sequence is MVQTILREIREKYPPEILLTNIGNFAPVLLTTIADVAKNHITKIFKPSFETPPMSDVLPNEEPPFESLPMAVTSVEENPLEILPKSDVLPSEDHPSESPPVSDVPLVKEPASESLSMSDVPPVKEPLSESLPVSDVLLKLHPCLSQLKAI, encoded by the coding sequence ATGGTCCAGACCATCCTGAGGGAGATCAGAGAGAAATATCCACCAGAAATTCTTCTCACCAACATTGGAAACTTTGCACCAGTGCTGCTCACTACAATTGCTGATGTAGCAAAGAACCACATAACCAAGATTTTCAAGCCCTCTTTTGAAACTCCACCAATGTCTGATGTTCTTCCCAATGAAGAACCTCCTTTTGAGAGTCTGCCAATGGCCGTTACGTCAGTTGAAGAAAATCCTTTGGAAATTCTGCCAAAGTCTGATGTTCTTCCCAGTGAAGATCATCCTTCTGAAAGTCCTCCAGTATCTGATGTTCCTCTGGTTAAAGAACCTGCTTCTGAAAGCCTGTCAATGTCTGATGTTCCACCAGTTAAAGAACCTCTTTCTGAAAGCCTGCCAGTGTCAGATGTTCTTCTCAAACTCCATCCATGTCTGAGCCAGCTGAAGGCCATAtaa